In Gemmatimonadota bacterium, the sequence AATTTGGAGATCGCATCAAAATTATCGGTCTCGTCGATGTCAATCAGGAGGTGCTGGATCGTCAGGCGCAGGCACTCGGTCTGTCTAATGATCAACTTTTTACCTCACACGAAGATGCTGTGTCCGCTGTCAAAGCCGATTTTTGTGGTGTGGCAACACCGCCGCCGTTTCACGCGCCGGCAACGGTTGCTGCGCTTGAGGCGGGCATGCCCGTGATATCCGAGAAGCCGATTGCAGATACGCTCGATGCGGCCAAAGACATGGTTCGCGCTGCTCAAAAGACGGGCTTGCCCTGCGCCATTATTCAAAATTATCGCTATGCCCGAAACAAGCAGGAACTCGTTCGCATTCGCGATGAGGGCCGCCTCGGTCGTCTCCAGCATATTGTTGGGCGCTATGCCTGCGATTACCGAGAATTTGAGTCGTGGGGCAAAGCCTGGCGGCATACGATGGAATTTGGTCTTCTCTTTGAAGGCTCAGTGCATCATTTTGACATGTTGCGTTTTCTTTCGGGTGGCGATCCCGATACGCTTATGGGTTTTGGCTGGAATCCCGAATGGTCGAGTTTTGATCACCATTCGAGCGGGATGTATCTCGTGAATATGGACAATGGCACACATACGTTTTACGAGGGTAATAGCTCAGCGGCGGGTATTACCAACTGCTGGCATCGGGAACACTATCGCGCCGAATTTGAAGAGGGGACGGTCGAAATTTCCGAAGGCGCTACCGTAACTATTCACCGCGTTGGGCAAGAGTCAGAGGTTTATGAAGCGCCTGAGATTGAATGGGAAGGGCACGATCATCTCTTTGATGAGTTTCTCAATTGGCTCGACGGAGGACCGCCTTCTGAGACGCGCATTGAAAAAAATATTATTTCGTATGCTATGGTCATCGCCGCAATGGAGACGACGCTGGATGGGCAGCCGAAGAGAATCGCAGATTATGTTTCGGACCTTGGATTGTAATCCTGAGCTTACCAACGTAAAAAAGCCCCCCGTAACACTGTTGCGGGGGGCTTTGAATTGGTCGTTTCTCACCTATTAGCAACACCCTATGCTCGACAAGATTCCCCTGATATATCCGAGCGTGAATGCGAGGTCGCGGTCGATACCTTCTGGCGTTTTGGATCCGACGCATTCTACGTAGAGAGGACCTGTGAATCCCCCACCGGTTAGTCCGGATAAGATGCGGTGAAAATCGACTTCACCATCTCCTGCTGTGGTCTGCACATTGGGGTTGTTCTCAGAGTCCAATGCACAATCTTTTATAATCGCCGTTGAGGTGTATTTTGCAATATCATCCACTTCCTGCTCTGGGCGCACTTCGCCGCGCGTGTAGTGAATGATGTTGCCCGGGTCATAGCTTACCGCAAATGCGGGGTGATTGATCTGGTGATACAGATCGATCAATTCTTTTGCTGTCAGGCTGATGCCCCCGTGTGGCTTGAGGGAAATGCCCAAGTCTAAGGTTTCCGCGTGTTCGGCTGCACGGCGCATGACTTCGGGATATATGCCGTAATATTCTTTTTTGCCCGTTCCCAATTCCAATATCCACTTTGCGCCGAGTTCGGCGGCGTTATCCAATAATTGTTTATACGCATCTGCTGCACCATCCACGCCGAGGTCCAACATCGCTCTGCCGAGCAACATGGATGGGGTGACGCCTGCCTGGGCAGCAGCTTTTTTGGTGGCTGCAATTTGCGCGGCACTGCTTTCATTATTTACGGGTATAACTCCATCGTGTGCAAATACAGCTACGTCTGTGTATCCCGCGCTTGCGATGTGTTCACACGCCTCTGCAAATGACAGGGCGTTGAGAGGCCGCGTTGTGCTGCCAATGACCAGTTCCATCATTTACTCCTTCCTTATTTTATCTGGATTGTTCACCCGTGATTGTTAATGTCTTTCCCGCAATGCGGGCATTTGTTTTCGCGAGATTCCTGCATGGCTTCGACAAATCCAGAACTCAAGATGCCAGCGGGTAAGGCGAACATCCCAACGCCGAGTACGGCAATTATTGCCCCCAGGAATTTGCCCAATGGCGTTATGGGAAAGACATCGCCATAGCCCACGGTTGTCAGGGTTACTATTCCCCACCACATGGTTGTTGGAATACTCGAAAAGGCTTCGGGTTGTGCATAGTGTTCGACAAAATACATCAAGCTGGATACAATGACCAATAAGAGCGTCAATGCAAATGCTACGATATAAAGTTCATGGCGTTTTTGCCATATTACCCGGCCAAACATTTGCATTGAATGCGAATAGCGGCCCACTTTGAGCAGGCGAAATAATCGCAACAAGCGCAGGGGCAGCGTGTATTCGGGCGGTATTGTTACGAGCAAGAAGACGTAATAGGGAAATATTGCGATGAAATCAATCAGCGCCAGAGGCGTCAGCATAAATGCCAACCGCCCAGTCAGGGGGCGCGCAAATCTTGTATCTGCGGTGCAACACCAGATACGCAGCAGGTATTCAACGGTGAAGATCAGCACGCATACAGTTTCAAAAAGCTCGATAAATTCGCCATAAGTTTCATTAATTCCCTCGACGGTTTCGAGTATGACCATTGTCACATTCAGGACGATGAGGGTGATTATAAAAAGATCAACTATGCGGCTCAGCAGATCCCCTTCTTCGGCTTTTTCCAGGATTGCATACAAGTGTGTTTTTGCGGTCATCGCGTTTACCTCCCGCTCCAAAATAGAATTGTTTTGTGATCTTTACAAGTGAATATTAAGAGGTGAAAAGAAAAAAGAAGACAGAGAATAATTTGAGCTGTCTCACAGCGCAGGAGGTTTATTTGTCTGATCTTTTAAAAAATCCAATTGTCCGGGTTATTTTTGCGCTTATTCTTGCGGTGGTTCTGGTAAGCGTTTTGCCGGGAAACCGGGAGCGCGTTTTACACGAGCAATTGTTGACTGCGATTCCCAAATTGGGGGAACAGTTCGGCGAGCATCCGTGGATGCTATCGCCAGATGCGGATCGCATGTTGCAGAAGGCTTTTGCCGAAGCACGAGGTCGTCGGCCTGATGCGTCTGCTGAGGGTGAAGGGATTGTATTTCGCGGCGTGGCAATCTCCGAGGGTTATCACCTCGTTGCTGTGCGCGGTTCTAATGAACGCGGAGAGGTTTTGTCGCCGGTTACGGCGTGGAGTCTTTTTCCTCCTGTCGCTGCGATTCTGGTGGCTATTATCAGTGGGCGTCTTATTCTGGGGCTTTCGCTTTCTATTCTCGCTGGGGGATTTCTCGCGTCGCTGGGAGAGTCCCTTTATTATTTGCCGGTTGTTGCGCTGCAAAAGTCCCTGATTGACTATGTTTGGACGCCTTTGGAAAGTTCGTTTCAGCTCTATATTCTCGCGTTTACCGCAGGGCTTATCGGTATGGTGCGCGTTACCACGCTTTCGGGTGGCAATCTCGGCATTGCCAATGTGCTCGCCCGACGTGCCGAGGGCGCGCGTTCAACGCGGTTGGCGGCATTTTTTATGGGGCTTGCTATCTTTTTTGACGATTATGCAAATTCTATTGTCGTGGGTTCTACTTTGCGTCCGATAGCGGACCGATTTAGAGTATCGCGGGAAAAACTCGCGTATATTGTCGATTCAACAGCAGCCCCTATCGCGGGCATTGCGATTATCAGTACGTGGATTGGATACGAAGTCAGCCTTTTTCAGGATTTGATGATCGATCTCAAGACCGGGCTGTCGGGATACCAGCTTTTTTTTAATGCTCTGCCTTTGCGTTTTTACTGTTTGCTCACGCTCTCTTTTGTGTTGCTTTCGGCTTATCTTCGCCGCGATTATGGCCCCATGCTCGCCGCCGAACGCCGCGCACAAACAACGGGTCAGGTGATGCGCCCGGGCGCGACGCCAATGACCGGACGCGCACAGGATGAAATTGGGCCTGTTGAGGGTGTTTATCCCGTGTGGTGGGCGGCTGTTTTACCCGTGCTTCTCGTTATTGTGTGCGTTATTGGGGGAATGGCTTTTGATACGTGGGATCACGAGCGGGTTCTCGCTGCGCGGCGGGATTCTGGCTTGATGAGTAGCGCGTTTTGGAGTGCGTGTTTTTCAAATGCCAATACCGCGCAGGTTCTTTTTGTGGCGGCGATGCTCGGTTCCGCGCTTGCGATAGCGATAGCTATTACGCGCAGGCATGTTGAAACGGGTTCGCGGATTATTTCTGTGGGGGATGCTGTCTCGACATGGGCGCGCGGTATTGTCGGCGTGTGGTATGCGATTGTTATTCTGATTCTCGCCTGGGCGATCAAAGAGGTCTGTGCAGATGCGGGTACGTCAACTTATCTCACCGCGGCACTTTCTCCACTTATTTCTCCAGGTCTGCTGCCTCTGCTGATTTTTCTGCTCGCCGCTCTTGTTGCATTTTCAATTGGCACGTCCTGGACGACTATGGCGATTCTCATTCCTACGGTTGTTCCGCTCGCACATGCGTTGGGGGGACTGCCGCTGACGATTCTGGCAGCCGCGGCTGTGCTCGATGGGGCGATTTTTGGCGACCATTGCTCGCCTATTAGCGATACTACGGTGATGGCGAGTATCGCATCGTCTTGTGATCACCTGGATCACGTTAAAACACAACTCCCCTACGCGCTTACGACGATGAGTGTCGCGGGCATTTTGGGCTATCTGGGGACGGCGCTGATTTATCCGGGTTGGGTTGGTCTTATTTTGGGACTGATCACTATTCCAATAATCCTTCTCGCCATAGGTAAGAATCCGGATGAGTCCATCCAGTCTCCCAGTCGGTTTTAGTGTCTGCACTCTATTGTTTTCTTGACTTCTATTTCCAAGTGATTCATGCATGCCCTGTCGCGTGTTTTTTGTGGGTTTGAGATTTCATATGGAGGCTACTATGATTATTCAGGAGCAGTTGCACTACGAGCAGGTGAACGATGAATCGCTGAGTTTTCTCAAAGCGATTGGGGTTGACTATCTGACGATTAATCCGTCAATGGATATGCGCGATGGCAAAGATCGCCGTGCGTACTGGGAAGAGGTGCGAGATAGAGCAGCCGATCACGGTCTAATTTTGAGGAATGCCGCCAGCTATGGCTGGGATGAATTTACTCTGGGTCTGGAAGACCGGGATGAGAAAATTGATGCCTGGTGTATGTTTATTCGCAATCTGGGTGAGGCCGGGATACCCACTTTGGGATACAATTTTAAGCCGATTGGCAATTTTCGCACGGAATCGGCGACGGGGCGCGGTGGCGTCAAATACAGCACGTTTGATTACGACGAATGGGCGCGCGAGCGCGTGTATGTTCCCGACAAAGTAATTTCAGAAGCTGGCATGTGGGAAAATATCGAATACTTTTTGAAGCGCGTGATACCCGTGTCCGAGGAATACGGCGTGAGGATGGCATTGCATCCGGATGATCCGCCGATTCCCGAACCGATGGGTGGAGCCGCTCGTATTGTATCGACATTGGCGCAATATCATCGCATCTTTGACCTTGTTCCCAGCCCGTGTAATGCCATGCTATTTTGCCAGGGTTGCGTGGCTGAAATGGGCGAAGATGTTTGCGAAGCGATCCGCGGTATTGGCGGTCGGGACAAAATTGTGTACGTGCATTTTCGAGATATTCAGGGTACGCCGAGAAGTTTTCGAGAGGTGTTTATCGATGAAGGGCAAAACGATATGCACGAGGCGATGCAAACCTACAAGGAGGTGGGGTTTAATGGCCCGTTTATGATGGACCACACCCCCAGGTTCTGGCAATCGGGTACTGAGTGGGCAGGGCGTGCGTTTGCCGTGGGGTACATGCGCGCGTTGATTCAGGCGGTTTATTGAGGAAGGTGAGAGGACTTTAAAAGGAGAGCAATATGGGAAAGAAGATGGCGAGTTCTCAGAAGATTGTCAAGGTTGCCATGATCGGTGCGGGAGGACGGTCGCGCAGTGTACACTATCCCTCGCTGAACGATATGGACGATGTCAAAATGGTGGCTGTGTGTGAGTTAAATGAAGTGCGTATGATCGAGGTGGCGGGGGAATACGATATTCCCGCGCGATATACCAATTATGTGACGATGATCGAACGGGAAAAACCCGATGTGGTTTATGCGATTATGCCACCGCATCACATATACGATCTGGCAGCAAATATTATGGAGATGGGCGTTAATATCATCATTGAAAAACCACCTTCAGTAACGACTGAACAGGCCAAACAGATGGCGTTGTTGGCAAAAAAGAACAATGTGATTACGGGCGTGACATTCCAGAGGCGGTTTGCGCCGGTGATCCGCACAGGAAGAGAAATATGCGAAGAAAATGGGCCGGTGCACAGCGCAGCGTCGTATTTTTATAAAAATGAAGTGGGCGGGCAACCCATTTACAAGGGCGCGCTGGAAAAACTGACCTGCGATGGTATTCACGCGGTGGATACGCTGCGATATTTGTGCGGTGGAGAAGTAGAAGCCGTGGCGAGCGATGTGCGGCGATTGGATGCCACGTTTAGAAATATGCACACAGCTCTGGTGAAGTTTTCATCTGGCGCAACAGGTGTGCTACAAAATTGTTATATGATGGGACGTCGGATGTTTACGGTGGAAGTGCATTCGACGGGTATTTCGATGTTTGGCGATCCCGAAGAGGGCGGGCAGGTATTTGCCGATGGCAAAGTCGAACCCGTGCACACGCTCGATCCCTGGACGCTGAGCGAAAGCGAGAAGCCACATGTCGCTTTTGGAGCTTATGCCATCAATCGCCATTTTATCGATTGCGTAAAAACAGGCCAACAACCCGAAACAAATTTTGAAGATGCGGCAAAATCTATGGAATTGGTCGATGCGATTTACGATTCGCAAATCGGATGAGATGTAATTATTAAGAAAAGGGCGGGATGCGATATATCCCGCCCTTTTTGTTATTGGGTTTTACAACAGGTGTCCATTTCCACGTGTCCGGCGTTTTACTTCGCGCAGGGTGACGAGTGACTTTTCGAGCGCGTTGGACACAGTTTTAAGGCGTTCATTAGGTGAGGTGCTTTCCAGAAGTGCTTGCTGTTCATCGAGGGATAAGGTGAGGTTTGATGCGAGGATGTATGAGAGTGTACCCAGTTCCATGGCGGGTATTTGGGGCGATATCCAGCCCGATGAGAGCTTCATGGCTTCGGAATAGAGTTTTTTGGCGCGGTTTCCCAAAGCGATGTCAAAGGCTTCATCGTCGTCTTCTACGTCTTCTACAAAGCCCGATATATACGGATGGATATCGTATTGCTGGATAACGCGAAAGCGGTGCGTTCCTTCAATCAGGATGTTCATTCGGCCATCGGGAAAGCGATTGAGCAGGCCGACAACACGCGCCGCGCATCCGATGTCATTAAAATCGTTGTCTGTTCCCCATACAAGACCAAATTCGGTGTCGTTGTCAAGGCATTCACCGATCATTTGTTTGTATCGCTCTTCAAAGATGTGCAAGGGGACACGCCGGTGTGGCAGCAGCACCATGTCGAGGGGGAAGAGGGGAAGTTCCATTGGGTCAGGAGGCGGTTTTTTGACCGCTGTCTAAGAGAATATCGAGCAATTTTTGGGTGGCGATTGACAAACTGCGTCCTTTGCGAAAGAGGACGCCCAATGGACGGTCAAAATCTCGATCTACGAAGTGTAGATATGAAAGGGTTTTGCGCGCGATTTCTTGCTCGATGGAATTGAGTGGCAAAATAGAGATGCCAATATCGACTTCTACTGCGTGTTTGATGGGTGCTATGTGATCGAGCTCCATGACGATATCGGGGCGTATTTTGTGTTTTTTTAAGAACTGATCAATGGCGCGCCGCGTTGGGGTTTCGGGGGTGAAGAGGACCAGAGGAAATTTGTTGAGTTCTTGCGGCAAGAATGCATTTCGAGAGGCCAATGCGTGATCGGGATGCATGGTCACGACCATCTTATCCTGTGAAAAGGGCATTACATCTACATTGCGCTGGGTGCGGGGATAAGGCACAATGCCCAAATCGACTTCGCCATTGGCAACATCGTCATAAATTTTATTTACCTGATCGTATTGGAGACGGAAATTAACCCGGGGATAGGCTTTGAGGTAGGTTTTGAGAAAGGGTGTGAGTTCGAGCATTCCCACGCTGTAAATAGATGCCAGACGAACAGTTCCCGAAACTACCCCTCCCAGAGCCTGGATGCGGTGTTCCATTTCTTCGTAGCGCCGGACAATGTCTCGGGCATAAGAGTAAAAAATTTCGCCTTCTGCAGTGAGTGTCAGGCGTCTTTTTTCGACCCGTTCGATGAGTTGTTTTCCCTGGCGTTTTTCAATGCTTTTGAGTTGTTGGCTTACCGCGGATTGGGTGACGGAATTAAGGACAGCAGTTTTGGAAAAACTCTGCGTTTCGATCAGGTCACAGAAAACTTTCAAACTTGTAATCAGCAAGGGCTTTCTCCTGCGCTAAAATTATAAGAGGATATGAAATTGCGAGAGGGCATAAATTAGAACAGCAAATCTATAAGAAAATTGAAACTATGTCAATAGAAAAACTGGTTAAATAAAATATTTCACATTCTGAAGATGTATAGAAGGGAACCGCTGATAGAATGCTGGTTTTGGATTTGCCCTTGTAAAAAACGCCAGAACATCTTATACTTCAATTTGTTATCGCTATATGGAGATCGCTTATGAACTGGTTTAATAAGCTCAAATCTGGCATTCGGACGCTCGTGAGCAAGCGTATGCCCGAAAATATCTGGGTCAAGTGCGAGCGGTGTGAACAAATAGTTTACCGAAAGAAACTCGAGCAAAATACAGGTATTTGTCCGCATTGCAAACATCACTTTCGCATATCCAGTGCCGAATATATCGCCGCTGTACTCGATGAAGATTCGTTTGAAGAAATAGGTCGTGAGGTCAAATCGACCGATCCGCTCACATTTGTCGATCTACAGCCCTATCCCGATCGGCTCAAGGAGTATCGCAAACGCACCAATATGGATGCCGCTGTGTTGGCTGGTGTGGGTAAGGTTAATGGTGCGCCTGTGGGCATTGCCGTACATGAGTTTGGTTTTATGGGGGGGTCACTCGGTTCAGCTGAAGGAGAGCGAATTTGTCGGGTGATTGATCGATGTATGCGCGATCAATCACCGCTAATTATTGTGTGCCGGTCCGGCGGCGCGCGTATGCAAGAGAGTATTTTTTCGCTGATGCAAATGGCGAAAGTCAATGCCAAGTTATCGCAATTTTCAGATTCGGGACTGCTGTTTATTTCCGTTTTGATAGACCCCACAACAGCCGGTGTAAATGCCAGTTATGCGTCAATTGGCGATATCAATATCGCCGAGCCAAATGCGTTGATCGGATTTACGGGATCGCGTATTACGGGGTCTTCTGTGAGTGCCTCCGAGATGGAAGCTCTGCGGCAAGCACAGCGCGCGGAGCAAGTGCTCGAACACGGTTTTGTCGATATGATTGTTTCTCGAGATAAAATGAGAGCTACCCTGTCTCAGTTGATTGAGATGTTGAGTAAAGAGCCCCCAGAGGTTACTTCATGAAGATTCTCGTTTTACAAGGTCCCAATATCAACATGTTGGGGCGGCGCAAAGCAGAGCATTACGGTACTGTGACAATGGACGAGGTTCACGTATATCTCGAACAAAAGGCGGATGAACTGGATTGCGAGATTGCGTTTTTTCATTCGAATTACGAGGGGGCTCTCGTTGAAAAAGTGCAGGAGATGCGCGATTCTGTAGATGGTATTCTTATGAATCCCGCAGGGCTGACCACAACAAGCGTATCGCTGCGAGACGCGCTTGAAGACGCGGGTTTACCACTGGTCGAAATTCATTTGTCCAATATCCACGCGCGAGAAACATGGCGGCGGCATTCTCTGTTTTCTGAAATTGCAGTGGGCATTATTGCCGGGTTCAGATGGCGAGGCTATGTGTCGGCACTTGAGATGCTGGTTGGCATGCTGCGAGATGAAGTGAGAAGTGTGAAGTGAGAAATGTGAAGGCCACCCAACACCACTCCAGGGCGGGTGTTTCTTCATCGTGAACTGGTCTGGAACTGCGACCAGTCCTAATTGATTGAACTGCTGGCGCAGTTGTACACCGCTCACTCGCCTTCATACACCGTCTCACTATTCCTACTTCCTACTTCTTACTTTCTACTTCATCCTTCCTACTTCTTACTTCCTACTTCATTTGTAAAGGTCAAATGCCTCAATAAATTGGGCGACAGATTCTGGCACGAGGTCTGTGATGGGATCTCCTCCTCGGATGCGGTTGCGTACCTCAGTAGAGGAAATATTGCCAAAGGATGGGGGTAATTGAAGAGGGTGTACGCGGTTTGCAAAAGGCGCGCATTCGGGGTGTGACATAAATCTGTGAAAGACTTCCCGAGAAGGATTTTCGCGGTTGGCAGATACAATGTGGCACAGTGAAAATAGCACTTTGAGTTCGGCGGGCATGTCGGTGTAATAGCGCGGGTCAAAGATGCGTATTAAGGTGTCGTGGCCGACGAGAAAGTAGATTTGGGTGTCGGGTGAAAAATGTGCTCTGAGTGCGTGTGCTTTGTCGATAAAGCGGGCATGGCTACATCCAGCAATTGACAGGCAGGTGTCTAACTGGGTATCAGAATTCGCGTAATTGACCATCATGGCGAGGCGTTGGCCCAGATCTGCACCAAAGAGGGCTTTATCGACATTGGTTTTGGCGAGGAGGAGGACGATTTCGTCAAAGTTAAAAGCATTTTGAGCATGGTGTACAAGTGCCTCATGGGCAAGGGTGAGCGGATTGAAGGATGCGTCGAGTACCCCGATATGTTTGGGTTGCGGAGGTGCGGCTCGATGTACAAATCGCACCACAGGGGAATTTTGGGGATCGAGGCTATCCATGAGGATGTGGTAGTTTTCAGGGGAGGACATGGTGAGGGAAATTTATGTTAGAGGCAGGTATGGGGCAAGGAGAAATACGTGAAGATATTACAAATGATTTACCGATTGTTTTTAGTGGTCCTGTTTGCCTATCCCGTTGTGCCTTTGGCATCTGAGCGGGATGTGGAATCTATTGTGAGAAAAATTGACGAACTTTACCGCAGCAAAGCCAGTGTGGCGGATATGGAGATGCAGATTGTTACGCCGCACTGGGAACGCACGCTGTCGCTGAGGATTTGGACAAAGGGGATGGATAAGACTTTTATACGCATTGACGCGCCCAAAAAGGAAAAGGGCGTTACAACGCTGCGTATCGGCAACGAAATGTGGAACTATCTCCCAAAGACCAACAAGGTGATAAAAGTGCCGCCCTCGATGATGATGGGGTCGTGGATGGGGTCGGATTTTACGAATGATGACCTCGTCAAAGAGTCGTCAATGCTCAACGATTATATCTACGATCTAATTGTGCCGGATGACGCGCAACCGGGTCATCTTTACATCCGGTTCGTTCCAAAGGAAGATTCTCCGATTGTTTGGGGCAAGCTCATCACAGCTGTGCGGGCAGATGATCTGATTCCGGTGTGGCAACATTTCTACGATGAGAAGGGCAATTTGATGCGGATCTTGAATTTCAAAGAGATTGTGTCATTTGGCGGCAAGACGATTCCATCTTTGATGGAGATGGTGCCGCAGAACAAGGACAGGCATAAAACCGTTATGCGCTATCTCAGGGCCGAGTTTGATGTACAGATAGGTGACGATGTATTCACGCGGCGCAATCTCCAGAGGAAATGACGATGCTCAAAATAGCATTTCGCAATATTTTTCGCCAGAGGCGTCGCACTGTGTTGACTGCGCTTGCTATGATCGTGGGATTCACGCTTTCGTCGGTCTTTATTGGCTGGTCAGATGGCGCATATTCGGATATTATTTCAATGTTCACGCGGAATCGCATCGGGCATATTCAGGTGCATTGCGCGGGCTATCTCGACAAGCCATCGCTTTACGATGTGATCGACAGTTATGAATCCATCGGCGAGAAGATTGCCGGGGTTGAAGGCGTTGAGGCGTGGGCACCGCGCATCTATTCGGCAGGGCTCGGTTCGGTGGGCGATAAGACGATGGGGGTGCAAATCATCGGCGTAGATGTGGGGCGTGAGGTGAAGGCCACGCGGTTTGATCGGAAGATCACCAGTGGGGCGATATTTTCAGACGCCGCCGCGCGCGAAGCGATTCTCGGCGTTGGGCTGGCGCGCATTCTGAAGGCGGATGTTGGTCGCGAAATTGTGCTCGTTACACAGGGCACGGATGGCGCAATCGCCAATGATTTATACACGATTATCGGCATTGCAGAAAGCGGTGATAAAGCGACTGATCGGATGGCGTGCTATCTCCATATTGATGACGCGCAGGACTTGCTCGTGCTCGACGGGCGCGTTCATGAAATCGCCGTGATCGCCGAAGCGTTGGATCGCGTCCCCAAAATCACTGCGGCGATTGAGGCACAGATCAACGACACAAGGCTCGAGGTGTCGCCGTGGCAGGTTGTCGCCAAATCATTTTATCGCGCGATGCAGGCCGATAGACAGGGCGATTTTATAGGACGCATGATTATTATGCTGATCGTCGCTATTGGCGTGCTGAATACGGTGCTGATGTCGGTGCTGGAGCGCACGCGAGAGTACGGCGTATTGAAAGCGATGGGGACAAAGCCGGGTCAGATCTTCGGAGTGGTGGTGGCTGAAGTGGCGTTTATCGCGCTTGGCAGCATTTTTATTGGGGCATTGTTCGGTGCGGGACTCAATTACTTGCTGTCGATCTACGGCATCTCACTGCCGCAAGAGTTCTCCTATGGCGGTATTGTGTTTCAGACGATGTACGCCGCGGTCACTGTGCGAAGCCTTGCAATTCCCGCAGTTACGGTCCTTGTCTCTGCAATTTTTGTCAGTCTGTTTCCCGCGCTGAGAGCAGCGCGAATTGCTCCGGCCAGCGCGATGAGAACGCATTAGGAACTATGTCCTGGATACTGATAAAGCTCGCGTGGCAGAATCTCTTTCGGCATAAACGCCGCTCCATTATTGCTGCAACAGCAATGGGAATTGGACTTGCGGCACTTATCTTTGCCGATGCACTCTGGTTGGGGATGGAGCGGAACATGGTCAAAACGGCGACCGCATCATTTCTGGGAGATGCACAGATTCATCGGGAGGGTTTTTCCGACGAGCAAGCAGTTGAGTTGACGATTAACCATCTCGATGCGGTGGTCGTCAATCTTCAGCGAGAAGGTATTGTGGCGCACTTCACCTTGCGGACGTTTGCCTTTGGTATGATAACTTCACCTGCAACTGTTGCGGCGGTCAATCTCGTGGGCGTCGAACCATCTACCGAGCAGTATCTGTCTCAGATTGACGATGCGATTATTGAAGGCGCATATTTTGAGGGATCAAATTCGCGGGATATTGTCATGGGCGAGGAACTCGCGGAACGCCTTGAGGTGGGATTAAACGACAGGATTGTCGTGACGGTGGCGCAAGCCGGGAGCGGCGATCTCTCTCAGGAGATGTTTCGCGTTTCTGGAATTTATCGTTTTGCCGATGAGGGGATGAACAGCGGCATGGCGTTTATTCGATTGGGGAAGGCGCAGCAGATGCTCGCTCTCGGCACAGGCGCGCACGAGATCGCGCTGAAGTTTATCGATTCGACATCAGCGGAGGATCAGAATCTGCTGTTTTGGAAA encodes:
- a CDS encoding nicotinate-nicotinamide nucleotide adenylyltransferase encodes the protein MSSPENYHILMDSLDPQNSPVVRFVHRAAPPQPKHIGVLDASFNPLTLAHEALVHHAQNAFNFDEIVLLLAKTNVDKALFGADLGQRLAMMVNYANSDTQLDTCLSIAGCSHARFIDKAHALRAHFSPDTQIYFLVGHDTLIRIFDPRYYTDMPAELKVLFSLCHIVSANRENPSREVFHRFMSHPECAPFANRVHPLQLPPSFGNISSTEVRNRIRGGDPITDLVPESVAQFIEAFDLYK
- the aroQ gene encoding type II 3-dehydroquinate dehydratase, coding for MKILVLQGPNINMLGRRKAEHYGTVTMDEVHVYLEQKADELDCEIAFFHSNYEGALVEKVQEMRDSVDGILMNPAGLTTTSVSLRDALEDAGLPLVEIHLSNIHARETWRRHSLFSEIAVGIIAGFRWRGYVSALEMLVGMLRDEVRSVK
- the accD gene encoding acetyl-CoA carboxylase, carboxyltransferase subunit beta encodes the protein MNWFNKLKSGIRTLVSKRMPENIWVKCERCEQIVYRKKLEQNTGICPHCKHHFRISSAEYIAAVLDEDSFEEIGREVKSTDPLTFVDLQPYPDRLKEYRKRTNMDAAVLAGVGKVNGAPVGIAVHEFGFMGGSLGSAEGERICRVIDRCMRDQSPLIIVCRSGGARMQESIFSLMQMAKVNAKLSQFSDSGLLFISVLIDPTTAGVNASYASIGDINIAEPNALIGFTGSRITGSSVSASEMEALRQAQRAEQVLEHGFVDMIVSRDKMRATLSQLIEMLSKEPPEVTS
- a CDS encoding outer membrane lipoprotein-sorting protein, with product MKILQMIYRLFLVVLFAYPVVPLASERDVESIVRKIDELYRSKASVADMEMQIVTPHWERTLSLRIWTKGMDKTFIRIDAPKKEKGVTTLRIGNEMWNYLPKTNKVIKVPPSMMMGSWMGSDFTNDDLVKESSMLNDYIYDLIVPDDAQPGHLYIRFVPKEDSPIVWGKLITAVRADDLIPVWQHFYDEKGNLMRILNFKEIVSFGGKTIPSLMEMVPQNKDRHKTVMRYLRAEFDVQIGDDVFTRRNLQRK
- a CDS encoding LysR family transcriptional regulator, whose amino-acid sequence is MLITSLKVFCDLIETQSFSKTAVLNSVTQSAVSQQLKSIEKRQGKQLIERVEKRRLTLTAEGEIFYSYARDIVRRYEEMEHRIQALGGVVSGTVRLASIYSVGMLELTPFLKTYLKAYPRVNFRLQYDQVNKIYDDVANGEVDLGIVPYPRTQRNVDVMPFSQDKMVVTMHPDHALASRNAFLPQELNKFPLVLFTPETPTRRAIDQFLKKHKIRPDIVMELDHIAPIKHAVEVDIGISILPLNSIEQEIARKTLSYLHFVDRDFDRPLGVLFRKGRSLSIATQKLLDILLDSGQKTAS
- a CDS encoding LON peptidase substrate-binding domain-containing protein, whose amino-acid sequence is MELPLFPLDMVLLPHRRVPLHIFEERYKQMIGECLDNDTEFGLVWGTDNDFNDIGCAARVVGLLNRFPDGRMNILIEGTHRFRVIQQYDIHPYISGFVEDVEDDDEAFDIALGNRAKKLYSEAMKLSSGWISPQIPAMELGTLSYILASNLTLSLDEQQALLESTSPNERLKTVSNALEKSLVTLREVKRRTRGNGHLL
- a CDS encoding ABC transporter permease → MLKIAFRNIFRQRRRTVLTALAMIVGFTLSSVFIGWSDGAYSDIISMFTRNRIGHIQVHCAGYLDKPSLYDVIDSYESIGEKIAGVEGVEAWAPRIYSAGLGSVGDKTMGVQIIGVDVGREVKATRFDRKITSGAIFSDAAAREAILGVGLARILKADVGREIVLVTQGTDGAIANDLYTIIGIAESGDKATDRMACYLHIDDAQDLLVLDGRVHEIAVIAEALDRVPKITAAIEAQINDTRLEVSPWQVVAKSFYRAMQADRQGDFIGRMIIMLIVAIGVLNTVLMSVLERTREYGVLKAMGTKPGQIFGVVVAEVAFIALGSIFIGALFGAGLNYLLSIYGISLPQEFSYGGIVFQTMYAAVTVRSLAIPAVTVLVSAIFVSLFPALRAARIAPASAMRTH